In Corynebacterium nuruki S6-4, the following proteins share a genomic window:
- a CDS encoding dolichyl-phosphate-mannose--protein mannosyltransferase — protein sequence MNETTAAPARHRPTRWWTILTALAVLGLASRLIGLSHPTDAGTPVFDEKHYVPQSWQILRGGWFAGVGGIEDNPAYGLVVHPPLGKHIEAIGLAVFGDTPFGWRIMSALCAVGVILLCAAVTRRLMLAARDGATGGAGATPDAATVAAADWAGLAAGVLALCDGILFVTGRSGMLDHFQVFFVVLTVYLLLRDHAQMEARFRRVAAEGRMADSSAGPRLGYRWWRFAAGVTLGCAVAVKWSGLYYIAFFGVAVVGIDWWRRHRFGVRQPLRGTLGRDCVPAVASLVIVPAMVYILSWRTWFSSETSVFRHEAEAGNERIAGWGLDFLPDSWLNFLYYHLSVLDFHEELTNSNGHHHPWESKPWDWIASTRGLLYYSQTSDTTGDKEVVLLTGTPVIWFLAAPVLLWGLWRLAVRRDVRWAVPVVGYLAGFLPWLLNVDRQMYLFYAANLAPFIVIGLGLLLGRIATWSLRRPDAAAGAGRLTAFWLRRTGYALGGIYLVLVVAVFLFFLPIFTGMPLTHTEWQLRMWLPGWT from the coding sequence GTGAACGAGACCACCGCCGCCCCCGCCCGTCACCGGCCGACCCGGTGGTGGACCATCCTCACCGCGCTCGCGGTACTGGGGCTGGCGTCCCGCCTCATCGGACTGTCGCACCCCACCGACGCGGGCACCCCGGTCTTCGACGAGAAGCACTACGTCCCCCAGTCCTGGCAGATCCTCCGGGGCGGCTGGTTCGCCGGCGTCGGCGGTATCGAGGATAACCCGGCCTACGGGCTGGTCGTCCACCCACCGCTGGGCAAACACATCGAGGCGATCGGACTGGCTGTGTTCGGGGACACCCCGTTCGGCTGGCGGATCATGTCCGCACTGTGCGCGGTCGGGGTCATCCTGCTGTGCGCCGCCGTCACCCGCCGGCTCATGCTCGCCGCCCGCGACGGGGCAACCGGGGGCGCCGGAGCCACACCGGATGCCGCGACGGTCGCCGCCGCCGACTGGGCGGGGCTCGCCGCCGGCGTGCTCGCCCTGTGCGACGGCATCCTCTTCGTCACCGGCCGGTCCGGCATGCTCGACCACTTCCAGGTCTTCTTCGTCGTCCTCACCGTCTACCTCCTCCTCCGCGACCATGCGCAGATGGAGGCGCGGTTCCGGCGGGTCGCCGCCGAGGGCCGGATGGCGGACTCGTCGGCAGGTCCCCGGCTCGGCTACCGCTGGTGGCGGTTCGCCGCCGGCGTGACGCTGGGCTGTGCCGTGGCGGTGAAGTGGTCCGGCCTGTACTACATCGCCTTCTTCGGCGTCGCGGTCGTCGGGATCGACTGGTGGCGGCGCCACCGGTTCGGCGTCCGGCAGCCGCTGCGGGGCACCCTCGGCCGTGACTGCGTGCCCGCCGTGGCCTCCCTCGTCATCGTCCCGGCGATGGTCTACATCCTGTCCTGGCGCACCTGGTTCTCCTCGGAGACCAGCGTCTTCCGCCACGAGGCGGAGGCCGGCAACGAGCGGATCGCCGGCTGGGGACTGGACTTCCTGCCGGACTCCTGGCTGAACTTCCTCTACTACCACCTGTCCGTCCTCGACTTCCACGAGGAACTGACCAACTCCAACGGTCACCACCACCCGTGGGAGTCGAAACCGTGGGACTGGATCGCCAGCACCCGAGGCCTGCTGTACTACAGCCAGACCAGTGACACGACCGGGGACAAGGAGGTGGTGCTGCTCACCGGGACCCCGGTGATCTGGTTCCTCGCCGCACCCGTCCTGCTGTGGGGGCTGTGGCGGCTCGCCGTCCGGCGCGACGTCCGCTGGGCGGTGCCGGTCGTCGGCTACCTCGCGGGGTTCCTGCCCTGGTTGCTCAACGTCGACCGGCAGATGTACCTGTTCTACGCCGCGAACCTCGCGCCGTTCATCGTCATCGGTCTGGGCCTGCTGCTCGGCCGGATTGCCACGTGGTCGCTCCGGCGTCCGGACGCCGCTGCCGGTGCAGGTCGGCTGACCGCCTTCTGGCTCCGCCGCACCGGCTACGCGCTCGGCGGAATCTACCTGGTCCTCGTCGTCGCGGTGTTCCTGTTCTTCCTGCCGATCTTCACCGGCATGCCGCTGACGCACACCGAGTGGCAGCTGCGCATGTGGCTGCCCGGCTGGACCTGA